The proteins below are encoded in one region of Aequorivita iocasae:
- a CDS encoding four helix bundle protein, producing MEPKKENIIIDKTFKFSLDIISLYQKLQNEKEYILSKQLLRSATSIGANVEEASAAQSKKDFINKMSIASKEARETKYWLNLLDKSNLTQLNISPFLMEIEHIINILTKIIITAQTNLKNNNI from the coding sequence ATGGAGCCGAAGAAGGAAAATATCATAATTGACAAAACCTTTAAGTTTTCCCTCGATATAATTTCTTTGTACCAAAAACTTCAAAATGAAAAGGAATATATTCTTTCAAAACAGCTTTTACGTTCGGCAACCAGTATAGGAGCTAACGTTGAAGAAGCATCGGCAGCCCAGTCGAAAAAGGATTTTATAAATAAAATGTCCATCGCGTCTAAGGAGGCACGTGAAACAAAATATTGGCTTAACCTTTTGGACAAGTCTAATTTGACCCAACTTAATATTTCCCCTTTTTTGATGGAAATAGAACACATAATAAACATTTTGACCAAAATAATAATCACGGCTCAGACCAATTTAAAAAACAATAACATCTAA
- a CDS encoding acyl-CoA dehydrogenase family protein: METQTKNNSELLRGGQFLVKETKAEDVFTPEDFSEEQKMMRDSVKEFVDREIWPKKEEFEHKNYALTEEIMRKAGEMGLLGVAVPEEYGGLGMGFVTTMLVCDYISGATGSVATAFGAHTGIGTLPITLYGTEEQKKKYVPKLATGEWFGAYALTEPGAGSDANSGKTKAVLSEDGKYYKISGQKMWISNSGFCHTMIVFARIEDDKYITGFIVENDPENGISMGEEEKKLGIHSSSTRQVFFNDTKVPVENMLGERGEGFKIAMNALNVGRIKLAAASLDAQRRVISSAVKYANERIQFNVPISSFGAIKLKLAEMATSAYVGESASYRAGKNIEDRIALRVKAGNSHQEAELKGVEEYAIECSILKVAVSEDIQNCSDEGIQIYGGMGYSADTPMESAWRDARIARIYEGTNEINRMLAVGMLVKKAMKGHVDLLNPAQAVASELMGIPSFETPDFSELLSEEKAMIAKLKKVFLMVAGSAVQKYGTELEEHQQTLMAAADILIEIYMAESAILRTEKNTKRFGADTQKEQIAMSQLYLYHAVDIITVKAKEAILSFAEGDEQRAMLMGLKRFTKYQNMPNIGELRRTIAHKVISENNYPF, encoded by the coding sequence ATGGAAACACAAACTAAAAATAACTCTGAATTACTAAGAGGCGGTCAATTTCTAGTAAAAGAAACAAAAGCCGAAGACGTCTTTACCCCGGAAGATTTTTCCGAAGAACAAAAGATGATGCGCGATTCCGTAAAGGAATTTGTAGATCGCGAAATTTGGCCCAAAAAGGAGGAATTTGAACATAAAAATTATGCGCTCACCGAAGAGATTATGCGCAAGGCAGGAGAAATGGGCCTATTGGGCGTGGCCGTGCCCGAAGAATATGGCGGACTTGGCATGGGCTTTGTAACCACGATGCTTGTCTGTGACTATATCTCTGGTGCTACCGGTTCTGTGGCTACTGCCTTTGGAGCGCACACGGGTATCGGTACGCTGCCTATTACGCTTTATGGAACCGAAGAGCAAAAGAAAAAATACGTACCAAAACTTGCTACGGGCGAATGGTTTGGCGCATATGCCTTGACTGAACCGGGTGCGGGAAGCGATGCCAACAGCGGTAAGACAAAAGCCGTACTTTCTGAAGACGGAAAATACTACAAGATAAGTGGGCAGAAAATGTGGATTTCAAATTCAGGTTTCTGTCATACTATGATTGTATTTGCACGTATTGAAGATGATAAATATATCACTGGCTTTATTGTTGAAAACGACCCAGAAAACGGAATCTCAATGGGCGAGGAAGAAAAGAAGTTAGGAATCCACTCCTCCTCTACCCGTCAGGTTTTCTTCAATGACACGAAAGTTCCTGTTGAAAATATGTTGGGCGAGCGCGGTGAAGGTTTCAAAATTGCAATGAACGCCTTGAATGTAGGCCGAATTAAACTTGCCGCCGCTAGTCTTGACGCACAACGCCGTGTTATTTCAAGTGCCGTTAAATACGCAAATGAGCGCATTCAGTTTAATGTGCCTATTTCCTCCTTTGGCGCAATAAAATTGAAATTGGCCGAAATGGCAACCAGTGCGTATGTGGGAGAAAGTGCCAGCTACCGTGCCGGAAAAAATATTGAGGACAGAATTGCGCTTCGTGTAAAAGCTGGCAATTCTCACCAAGAAGCAGAATTAAAAGGTGTAGAGGAATACGCCATTGAGTGTTCCATCTTGAAAGTTGCCGTTTCTGAAGACATTCAAAATTGCAGTGATGAGGGAATCCAGATTTACGGCGGAATGGGCTATAGTGCAGATACCCCTATGGAATCTGCTTGGCGCGATGCGCGAATTGCCCGTATCTATGAAGGGACCAACGAAATCAACCGTATGTTGGCGGTGGGAATGTTGGTAAAAAAAGCAATGAAAGGGCACGTAGATCTTTTAAATCCCGCCCAAGCAGTAGCTTCGGAATTGATGGGAATACCTTCTTTTGAAACGCCAGATTTCTCAGAATTGCTTTCCGAAGAAAAAGCAATGATTGCAAAACTGAAAAAAGTATTCTTAATGGTTGCCGGAAGCGCTGTCCAAAAATATGGAACCGAACTAGAGGAACACCAGCAAACCTTGATGGCAGCCGCAGATATTTTGATTGAAATCTACATGGCCGAAAGCGCCATTCTCCGTACCGAAAAGAATACAAAGCGCTTTGGAGCGGATACGCAAAAGGAACAGATTGCGATGTCGCAGCTATATCTTTACCACGCAGTGGATATTATCACCGTAAAAGCAAAAGAAGCGATTCTATCTTTTGCTGAGGGAGACGAACAACGTGCAATGTTGATGGGACTTAAGCGTTTCACCAAATATCAAAACATGCCAAATATTGGCGAATTGCGTAGAACGATTGCCCACAAAGTTATTTCGGAAAACAACTATCCGTTTTAA
- a CDS encoding TolB-like translocation protein has protein sequence MKKLLFLSIIFITYNTFAQTNTEVYVFDISPAYEGLELLNIQPVSSNKGYNNQPSFQTDDFILYSSNNDGQNDIAKFHVTYRVWEWFNTPTKNGSEFSPQTFPSSNDVAAVRLDKDGLQRLYKYNYKTGTSSELIKDLQVAYFAFYNDKEILATVLNGNTMDLVFINLQTKTADTLFRNAGRSLQKVPKTNSMSYSLVNEEGNLDLYLLDMDSFESFFVTQLPIGIQDYVWINDTQILIGSGNKLYMYDTLGDSEWTKVASLEEYGLKNISRMAISPNGNKLAIVSESK, from the coding sequence ATGAAAAAGCTCCTTTTCCTATCCATCATATTCATTACCTATAATACGTTCGCACAAACCAATACCGAAGTATATGTTTTTGATATTTCTCCCGCATATGAAGGGTTAGAATTATTAAACATTCAACCAGTTTCCAGCAATAAAGGATACAATAACCAACCTTCATTTCAAACGGACGATTTTATTCTTTATTCGAGCAATAATGATGGGCAAAATGATATAGCAAAGTTTCACGTCACATATCGCGTTTGGGAATGGTTTAATACTCCAACAAAAAATGGCAGTGAATTTTCCCCACAAACATTCCCTTCATCTAATGATGTGGCCGCAGTAAGGCTTGATAAAGACGGTTTACAGAGATTATACAAATACAATTATAAAACCGGAACTTCGTCAGAGTTGATTAAAGATTTACAAGTAGCTTATTTCGCTTTTTATAATGACAAAGAAATTCTTGCCACGGTTTTAAATGGCAATACAATGGATTTGGTTTTCATAAATCTTCAAACAAAAACTGCCGACACACTTTTCCGAAATGCCGGAAGGTCGTTACAAAAAGTCCCGAAAACAAATTCTATGAGTTATTCCCTGGTAAATGAGGAAGGAAATTTAGACCTATATCTTTTGGATATGGATTCCTTTGAAAGTTTTTTTGTTACACAATTGCCCATCGGCATTCAGGATTATGTTTGGATCAATGACACACAAATTCTTATTGGCAGTGGCAATAAACTCTACATGTACGATACTTTAGGCGATTCAGAATGGACCAAGGTTGCTTCCCTTGAAGAATATGGCCTGAAGAATATTAGCCGTATGGCCATAAGCCCCAATGGTAATAAACTTGCTATCGTTTCAGAATCAAAATAA
- a CDS encoding M28 family peptidase, with protein sequence MKSFISIIIFCFTASSYSQTDQRIYDIIKAVSSERIEADIITLANFGTRNTFSDTVSNTRGIGAARRWIKSEFEKISAGCNNCLNVFYQKDFVKAEGNDRIPMDTWIVNVAAIQKGTKYPNRYIIMSGDIDSRNSDGSDFEKDAPGANDNASGMAGALEAARVLSKYKFESSIIYLGLSGEEQGLFGGKGFAEYAKAQGWEIIGVLNNDMIGNIEGVNGVISNRDFRIFSEPVPPTETEKERQMRRFYGGEVDGISRQLARYVFKTTQTYMPEMDPMMIYRLDRFGRGGHHRPFNDLGWAGIRIMEAHENYNQQHQDIRTENGIEYGDKLKFVNFDYAAKLTAVNAINLASLAWAPPAPSDVAIGGVVEPSAKLKWDKVDGATGYKIYWRDTTSPTWDYSRFVGDVSEFTLEGIVIDNYFFGVASVGKDGFESIVMFPNSVFR encoded by the coding sequence ATGAAAAGTTTTATTTCCATCATTATTTTTTGTTTTACCGCTTCTTCCTATTCGCAAACCGATCAAAGAATTTACGATATCATAAAAGCTGTTTCTTCGGAAAGAATTGAGGCTGATATCATAACGCTTGCTAATTTCGGCACCCGAAATACTTTTAGCGATACCGTAAGCAACACCCGTGGCATCGGTGCAGCACGTAGATGGATTAAATCTGAATTTGAAAAGATTTCAGCAGGGTGCAACAACTGTTTAAATGTTTTCTATCAAAAAGATTTTGTAAAAGCCGAAGGAAACGACCGAATCCCAATGGATACTTGGATTGTAAATGTGGCGGCAATTCAAAAAGGAACAAAATACCCCAACCGTTACATCATTATGAGTGGCGATATAGACTCCCGAAACAGTGATGGTAGCGATTTTGAAAAAGATGCTCCCGGGGCTAACGACAACGCCAGTGGTATGGCTGGAGCCCTTGAAGCAGCGCGTGTGCTTTCAAAATATAAATTTGAAAGCAGCATCATTTATTTAGGATTGAGCGGCGAGGAACAAGGGCTGTTTGGCGGAAAAGGCTTTGCGGAATATGCCAAAGCACAAGGTTGGGAAATCATTGGAGTTTTAAATAACGATATGATCGGGAACATTGAAGGGGTAAATGGCGTAATCAGTAATCGCGATTTCAGAATTTTCAGTGAACCCGTTCCGCCTACAGAAACAGAAAAGGAAAGACAAATGCGACGTTTTTACGGCGGCGAAGTTGACGGGATTTCACGTCAACTTGCCCGTTACGTTTTTAAAACTACTCAGACTTATATGCCAGAAATGGACCCAATGATGATTTATAGATTGGATCGTTTTGGTCGCGGTGGGCATCACCGTCCCTTCAATGATTTGGGCTGGGCTGGAATTAGAATTATGGAAGCACATGAAAATTACAATCAGCAACACCAAGACATTCGAACCGAAAATGGAATAGAATATGGCGACAAACTCAAGTTTGTGAATTTTGACTACGCAGCAAAACTCACCGCTGTTAATGCCATAAATCTGGCCAGTCTTGCCTGGGCACCTCCTGCTCCATCAGACGTTGCTATTGGCGGTGTTGTTGAACCATCAGCAAAATTGAAATGGGACAAAGTAGATGGCGCAACGGGTTATAAAATTTATTGGCGGGATACAACCAGCCCAACTTGGGATTATAGTCGGTTTGTAGGCGATGTTTCAGAATTTACTTTGGAAGGCATTGTGATTGACAATTACTTTTTCGGTGTAGCTTCAGTAGGAAAGGATGGGTTTGAAAGTATTGTTATGTTTCCAAATTCGGTATTTAGATAA
- a CDS encoding M1 family metallopeptidase, whose protein sequence is MFFVAILFLFQSALAQKFTRADTLIGSITPERAWWDVTHYDLKVTVNPSQKTIKGSNTISYKVLEPNNIMQIDLQTPMKIDKILQDGKKITYTSEGNAHFLKLQKKQIKGSENNITIYFSGKPTEAVRPPWDGGFTWTKDSNGKPFIATSNQGIGSSVWWPLKDHPSEEPDNGVTIAVTTPKDLMDVSNGRLIKVSETDSTKTWTWQVVNPINAYGVDINIGDYVHWGEKYKGEKGMLDMDYYVLRENEAKAKEQFKQAPKMMEAFEHWFGPYPFYEDGYKLVEAPYLGMEHQSSVTYGNKFKNGYLGRDLSGTGWGLKFDFIIIHESGHEWFANNITNKDVADMWIHEGFTNYSENLYLDYFFGKKASSEYVVGIRNNISNDRPIIGIYNVDYEGSGDMYYKGANILHTIRQLVDDDEKWRKILRGLNKEFYHQTVTTKQVEDYISKESGIDLSVFWNQYLRTTMIPKLEYTIDGKTLKFRYVNIVDDFKMPIIAVVKGKEEWIYPTSEWKTKKFPAAIETVEIKKDFYVNSEEIKQ, encoded by the coding sequence ATGTTTTTCGTTGCAATTTTATTTTTATTTCAATCCGCCTTGGCGCAAAAATTTACGCGCGCAGATACGCTTATAGGAAGCATAACGCCGGAACGAGCGTGGTGGGATGTAACGCACTATGATTTAAAAGTAACAGTGAATCCTTCGCAAAAAACCATCAAAGGAAGCAACACCATTTCCTATAAAGTCTTGGAGCCTAACAATATTATGCAAATAGACCTGCAGACTCCTATGAAAATTGATAAAATACTTCAAGATGGAAAGAAGATAACGTACACTTCTGAAGGAAATGCCCATTTTTTAAAACTTCAGAAAAAACAAATAAAAGGAAGCGAAAATAATATAACCATCTATTTTTCCGGAAAACCAACTGAAGCCGTTCGTCCTCCTTGGGATGGAGGTTTTACATGGACAAAAGACAGTAATGGCAAGCCTTTTATAGCAACGTCCAACCAAGGTATTGGTTCCAGTGTTTGGTGGCCTTTAAAGGACCATCCATCCGAAGAGCCCGATAACGGGGTTACTATTGCCGTAACTACTCCTAAGGATTTAATGGATGTAAGCAACGGAAGGCTAATTAAAGTTAGTGAAACCGACTCTACCAAAACTTGGACCTGGCAAGTGGTAAACCCAATAAATGCGTATGGTGTGGACATAAACATTGGCGATTATGTGCATTGGGGTGAAAAGTACAAAGGCGAAAAAGGAATGCTCGATATGGATTATTATGTGCTTCGCGAAAATGAGGCGAAAGCAAAAGAGCAATTTAAACAAGCGCCAAAAATGATGGAAGCTTTTGAGCACTGGTTTGGCCCCTACCCTTTTTATGAAGATGGTTATAAACTTGTCGAGGCGCCCTATTTGGGAATGGAGCACCAAAGCAGCGTAACCTATGGCAATAAATTTAAAAATGGATATTTAGGCCGTGACCTTTCCGGCACGGGTTGGGGATTGAAGTTCGATTTTATAATAATCCATGAAAGTGGCCATGAGTGGTTTGCAAATAATATTACCAACAAAGACGTGGCAGATATGTGGATCCATGAAGGGTTCACAAATTATTCCGAAAATTTGTATTTGGATTATTTTTTCGGTAAAAAGGCTTCTTCGGAATATGTGGTTGGAATCAGAAACAACATATCGAACGATCGCCCCATTATTGGTATTTACAATGTTGATTACGAAGGAAGCGGCGATATGTACTATAAAGGCGCCAACATACTGCACACCATTCGGCAACTCGTTGATGATGATGAAAAATGGCGTAAAATATTACGGGGTTTAAATAAGGAATTTTATCATCAAACCGTTACCACCAAACAGGTTGAGGACTATATTTCCAAAGAAAGCGGGATTGATCTCTCAGTTTTTTGGAACCAATATTTACGAACCACGATGATTCCCAAATTGGAATACACTATTGATGGGAAAACTTTAAAATTTCGATATGTAAATATTGTTGATGATTTCAAAATGCCCATTATTGCTGTGGTGAAAGGTAAAGAAGAATGGATTTACCCTACTTCGGAATGGAAGACCAAAAAATTTCCAGCTGCAATTGAAACAGTAGAAATAAAAAAAGATTTCTATGTGAATTCCGAAGAAATAAAACAATGA
- a CDS encoding YdeI/OmpD-associated family protein, giving the protein MKTKPTLYFKNDKEWREWLHENHEIHPQGVYLIFYKLEMEIPTMRWEEAVKIALCYGWIDSTVKSLGDGKRQQYFCPRNPKSVWSALNKSYLKELKRENLLHKNGKKAITEAKKNGSWTALDDVENLVIPEDLKKEFDNNAKAFSNFKNFSRNYRKSYLYWLNHAKREETRQKRISEIISLCENNIKSRN; this is encoded by the coding sequence ATGAAAACCAAGCCTACACTTTATTTTAAAAATGATAAAGAATGGCGTGAATGGCTGCACGAAAATCATGAAATACATCCCCAGGGTGTTTACCTGATTTTTTACAAGCTTGAAATGGAAATTCCAACGATGCGCTGGGAAGAAGCGGTTAAAATAGCCCTTTGTTACGGTTGGATTGACAGCACGGTGAAAAGCCTTGGCGATGGGAAGCGTCAGCAATATTTTTGTCCGCGGAACCCAAAAAGTGTTTGGAGCGCGCTCAATAAGTCGTATTTAAAGGAATTAAAAAGAGAAAACCTACTTCACAAAAACGGAAAAAAGGCAATAACAGAAGCCAAGAAAAATGGAAGCTGGACAGCTTTGGACGATGTGGAAAACCTAGTGATCCCTGAAGATCTTAAAAAAGAATTTGATAATAACGCAAAGGCATTTTCAAACTTTAAAAACTTCAGCCGTAATTATAGAAAAAGCTATCTTTATTGGCTAAATCACGCAAAAAGGGAAGAAACTCGACAAAAGCGTATTTCAGAAATTATATCGCTGTGCGAAAACAATATTAAATCCAGAAATTAA
- a CDS encoding amidohydrolase family protein has protein sequence MKTFSLILSLAICTTFYAQKKDKKDKEKEEPKWEVANPGKDFNYKTHSFTTNEGTWMNLDISPDGKTIVFDMLGDIYTLPISGGTAKAIRTGIPFEIQPRFNPDGTKISFTSDAGGGDNIWVMNIDGSEAKQVTEEDFRLLNNAVWSADGNYLIARKHFTSERSLGAGEMWQYHKSGGTGLQITKRKNDQQDVNEPFVSPDGKYLYYSEDMYPGGYFQYNKDPNDQIYVIKRYDFETGKTETITGGPGGAARPTISRDGKKLAFVKRVRTKSVLFIQNLETGEEWPIYDKLNKDQQEAWAIFGVYPNFSWMPNNDEIVFWSGGKINKINVNSLEVTNIPFTVNVKIDLAETVHFNNKIETETFTPKMIRHAVTSPNGEIIVFSALGHLYKKILPNGEPTRLTNSTDFEFEPAFSPNGSEILYVTWNDLEKGAIYKISANGVTPVKLTSKKGIYRTPSYSPNGTQITFRKENGNTDQGFTFTKNDGIYVMNADGSNEKFVIDKGEYPLFSKDGKRIFLQTGGTYFGDIEKKLISVNLEGNDEKTHVTSKYANRLIPSPDNDWIAFTNLHKLYVAPLVLNGHAIDLDDKTKALPVSQLAKDASINIHWSPNSQKVMWTLGDEYFSNELKNRFTFLKGSPEEVTELTSTGTKIGLQAPVDKPSGKIAFTNARIITMENDEVIENGTIVINENKIEAIGAADKVSVPTGAKVYSAEGKTIMPGMVDAHAHVGAFRYGLPSQQYWPFMANLAFGVTTSHDPSANTETVFTLSELQKSGQLVGPRLFSTGFILYGADGDFKAVINSLEDARSSIRRTKAFGAKSVKSYNQPRRDQRQQVLQAAREMGINVVPEGGSTFYHNITQIIDGHTGIEHNIPVAPVYKDILEVWGKSGTGYTPTLIVNYGGMNGEYYYYERDNIWENEKLLTFTPRSIVDSRSRHRIKSPQDEYDNGHILVSETVKSLSDAGVKVNMGAHGQLQGLGAHWETWMLQQGGMSNLEALKAATINAAEYIGAGEDIGSLKIGKLADLIVMDKNPLENIENTESIKMVMVNGRLYDTDTMNEIGNNPQERLPFFWEMDKYNQAFPWHQETHGFMDGGCSCH, from the coding sequence ATGAAAACATTTTCATTAATCCTATCTCTTGCTATATGCACTACTTTTTACGCACAAAAGAAGGATAAAAAAGATAAGGAAAAGGAAGAGCCCAAATGGGAAGTTGCCAACCCTGGAAAAGATTTCAACTATAAAACCCACTCCTTTACTACTAACGAAGGCACTTGGATGAACCTGGACATAAGTCCCGATGGTAAAACCATAGTTTTTGATATGCTAGGCGATATTTATACCCTTCCTATTTCGGGAGGAACCGCTAAGGCAATAAGAACGGGGATTCCTTTTGAAATACAACCTAGGTTCAATCCCGATGGCACTAAAATTTCGTTCACCAGTGATGCCGGGGGTGGCGATAACATTTGGGTGATGAATATAGATGGTAGTGAAGCAAAGCAAGTTACAGAAGAGGATTTCCGATTGTTGAACAATGCCGTATGGAGTGCAGACGGTAATTATTTGATTGCACGTAAACATTTTACTTCTGAAAGAAGTTTGGGTGCCGGGGAAATGTGGCAGTACCACAAATCTGGTGGAACCGGTTTACAAATTACAAAACGCAAAAACGATCAGCAGGACGTAAACGAACCTTTTGTTTCACCCGATGGGAAATATCTTTATTACAGTGAAGATATGTATCCAGGTGGTTATTTTCAATACAACAAAGATCCCAACGACCAGATTTATGTAATTAAAAGATATGATTTTGAAACAGGGAAAACAGAAACAATAACGGGAGGTCCCGGCGGAGCTGCAAGACCAACAATTTCGCGAGATGGAAAAAAATTGGCCTTTGTAAAAAGAGTACGCACCAAAAGTGTGCTTTTCATTCAAAACTTGGAAACTGGAGAAGAATGGCCTATTTATGATAAATTGAACAAAGACCAACAGGAAGCTTGGGCTATCTTCGGCGTTTATCCAAACTTTAGCTGGATGCCAAACAATGATGAAATTGTTTTTTGGAGCGGTGGAAAAATAAATAAGATAAATGTAAATTCTTTAGAGGTTACAAACATTCCCTTTACAGTAAATGTGAAAATTGATTTGGCCGAAACTGTACATTTCAATAATAAAATTGAAACAGAAACTTTTACTCCGAAAATGATTCGCCATGCGGTTACTTCACCAAATGGGGAGATTATTGTATTTAGTGCATTGGGCCATTTATACAAGAAAATTTTGCCAAATGGAGAACCAACACGATTAACAAACAGTACTGATTTTGAATTTGAGCCTGCCTTCTCCCCCAACGGTTCCGAAATATTATATGTTACTTGGAATGATTTGGAAAAAGGCGCTATTTATAAAATTTCCGCAAATGGTGTAACACCTGTAAAGCTTACTTCAAAAAAAGGAATTTACCGCACCCCTTCCTATTCGCCAAATGGAACACAAATTACCTTCAGAAAAGAAAATGGAAATACCGATCAGGGATTTACTTTCACCAAAAATGATGGGATTTATGTAATGAATGCCGACGGCAGCAATGAAAAATTTGTTATAGACAAGGGCGAATACCCACTATTCAGTAAAGATGGAAAACGGATTTTTCTTCAGACTGGTGGAACCTATTTTGGAGATATTGAGAAAAAACTTATTAGCGTAAACCTTGAAGGTAACGATGAAAAAACCCATGTTACTTCAAAATATGCAAATAGATTAATCCCCAGCCCAGACAATGATTGGATTGCTTTTACAAATCTTCATAAATTATATGTTGCCCCATTGGTGCTGAATGGCCACGCCATTGACTTAGACGATAAAACCAAGGCGCTCCCCGTTTCGCAACTCGCAAAAGATGCAAGTATTAATATCCATTGGTCTCCAAACAGTCAAAAAGTAATGTGGACATTGGGCGATGAATATTTCAGTAATGAATTGAAGAACAGGTTTACGTTTTTAAAAGGCTCTCCGGAAGAAGTGACAGAATTGACTTCAACCGGAACAAAAATCGGTCTGCAAGCCCCCGTGGATAAACCCAGCGGAAAGATTGCTTTTACCAACGCGCGCATCATCACTATGGAAAATGATGAAGTAATTGAAAATGGAACTATTGTTATTAATGAAAATAAAATAGAAGCTATAGGCGCAGCCGATAAAGTTTCTGTTCCCACTGGTGCAAAAGTCTATTCCGCCGAAGGAAAAACCATCATGCCCGGAATGGTAGATGCACACGCCCATGTAGGTGCTTTTCGCTATGGATTGCCATCGCAACAATATTGGCCTTTTATGGCTAATTTGGCTTTCGGTGTAACTACTTCGCACGATCCTTCGGCTAATACTGAAACGGTCTTTACGCTTTCCGAACTTCAAAAAAGTGGGCAATTGGTGGGGCCGCGATTGTTTTCAACAGGATTCATTCTCTATGGCGCCGATGGCGATTTTAAGGCAGTTATCAATAGTTTGGAAGATGCCCGCAGCAGTATTCGCCGCACCAAAGCCTTTGGGGCAAAAAGCGTAAAAAGCTATAACCAACCCCGCCGAGACCAACGCCAACAGGTATTACAGGCTGCTCGCGAGATGGGTATAAATGTGGTTCCCGAAGGCGGCTCCACTTTTTATCACAACATAACCCAGATTATTGATGGCCACACGGGGATTGAGCATAACATACCGGTGGCGCCCGTTTATAAAGATATATTGGAAGTTTGGGGCAAAAGTGGAACGGGCTATACCCCTACGCTGATTGTGAACTACGGTGGAATGAACGGAGAATATTATTACTATGAACGCGACAATATTTGGGAAAACGAAAAACTTCTCACATTCACTCCCCGAAGTATTGTGGACAGCCGATCACGCCACAGAATTAAATCACCCCAAGATGAATATGATAATGGCCATATTTTGGTTTCTGAAACTGTAAAAAGCTTGAGCGATGCTGGCGTAAAAGTAAACATGGGAGCTCACGGACAGTTACAAGGTTTGGGCGCACATTGGGAAACCTGGATGCTGCAACAGGGCGGAATGAGCAATCTGGAAGCCTTAAAAGCTGCAACTATCAATGCTGCTGAATATATTGGCGCCGGTGAAGATATTGGTTCATTGAAAATTGGAAAACTTGCAGATTTAATCGTGATGGACAAAAATCCTTTGGAAAATATTGAAAATACCGAATCTATAAAAATGGTAATGGTTAACGGCAGGTTATACGATACAGATACGATGAACGAAATTGGCAACAACCCACAAGAGCGACTTCCATTTTTTTGGGAAATGGATAAATATAACCAAGCATTCCCTTGGCATCAGGAAACCCACGGTTTTATGGATGGTGGATGCAGTTGTCATTAA
- a CDS encoding fasciclin domain-containing protein, whose translation MKLKSIVLSLAVVGMLFASCEDTKKKEAEEQAKAEQMRMEREKDSLMKVEEMNAAKMAEMEANSIAAKAMGNSDLSTLVSALQAADLAQTLKSEGEYTVFAPTNEAFNKVPKATMDNLMKPENKEQLQALLKYHVLQGKMNATDVLAKIKEANNKLDVTTLNGEVLTLSEKGGKVMIKDAKGNTATVTSADMDASNGVVHVVDKVLMPKM comes from the coding sequence ATGAAACTAAAATCAATTGTACTGTCTCTAGCTGTAGTGGGAATGCTTTTCGCTAGCTGTGAAGACACTAAAAAGAAAGAAGCTGAGGAACAAGCCAAGGCTGAACAAATGCGTATGGAACGCGAAAAAGATTCTTTGATGAAAGTTGAAGAAATGAACGCCGCTAAAATGGCCGAGATGGAAGCCAATTCAATTGCTGCTAAAGCAATGGGCAATTCAGACTTGTCAACTTTAGTAAGCGCTCTTCAAGCAGCCGATTTGGCACAGACCTTAAAATCTGAAGGTGAATACACTGTATTTGCACCAACCAATGAAGCTTTCAACAAAGTTCCAAAGGCAACAATGGATAACTTGATGAAGCCAGAAAACAAAGAACAACTTCAAGCATTGTTAAAGTATCACGTTCTTCAAGGTAAGATGAATGCAACAGATGTTTTGGCTAAAATTAAAGAAGCCAATAACAAGCTTGATGTTACCACCCTTAATGGTGAAGTTTTAACTTTGTCTGAAAAAGGAGGTAAAGTCATGATTAAAGATGCTAAAGGAAATACAGCTACCGTAACAAGTGCTGATATGGATGCATCAAACGGTGTTGTTCACGTTGTGGATAAAGTATTGATGCCAAAAATGTAA